A stretch of Schaalia odontolytica DNA encodes these proteins:
- a CDS encoding rhomboid family intramembrane serine protease codes for MSMPSYGQRSDPRAAPDCPRHPGVRSVDYCKRCNRPMCVDCAIPTEVRSICVDCTSSKKRWMGSASRAAAAGTPVVTYAMMAICVLMYVVTLLAPTTKLDLALVPAELMSHPWTVLTGAFLHGGIMHILFNMLSLYWVGRAIEPVLGRWRFLTLYLVSALGGSAFILAWCLIQPSEIFVSTVGASGAVFGLFGAVFVLQRLGGSDTTAILTLLGINLVYGFMVSGISWQGHIGGAIAGVGATWVLVRMARPRPGVTQVYQNRREAVVALGMIAGMLVLNALAFRVLYEVYGA; via the coding sequence ATGAGCATGCCGAGCTACGGCCAGCGCTCTGATCCGCGCGCCGCCCCCGACTGCCCGCGCCACCCGGGCGTGCGCAGTGTCGACTACTGCAAGCGCTGCAACCGCCCGATGTGCGTGGACTGCGCGATCCCCACCGAGGTCCGCTCGATCTGCGTGGACTGCACGTCCTCCAAGAAGCGGTGGATGGGCTCCGCCTCGCGCGCGGCCGCAGCCGGCACGCCGGTCGTCACCTACGCGATGATGGCGATCTGCGTCCTCATGTACGTCGTGACCCTGCTGGCACCCACCACGAAGCTCGATCTGGCGCTCGTGCCTGCTGAGCTGATGTCGCACCCGTGGACGGTCCTCACCGGCGCGTTCCTGCACGGGGGCATCATGCACATCCTCTTCAACATGCTCTCCCTGTACTGGGTGGGGCGCGCGATCGAACCGGTCCTGGGCCGGTGGCGCTTCCTCACGCTCTACCTGGTGAGCGCGCTGGGCGGCTCGGCCTTCATTCTTGCCTGGTGCCTCATCCAGCCCTCTGAGATCTTCGTGAGCACCGTGGGCGCGTCGGGCGCAGTCTTCGGCCTGTTTGGCGCGGTGTTCGTCCTCCAGCGCCTGGGCGGCTCAGACACGACCGCGATCCTGACGCTGCTTGGCATCAACCTCGTCTATGGCTTCATGGTCAGCGGCATCTCATGGCAGGGGCACATCGGTGGTGCGATCGCCGGCGTGGGCGCCACGTGGGTCCTGGTGCGCATGGCCCGCCCGCGTCCGGGCGTCACGCAGGTGTATCAGAACCGGCGCGAAGCGGTCGTCGCACTCGGCATGATCGCCGGCATGCTCGTGCTCAACGCCCTCGCGTTCCGCGTCTTGTACGAGGTCTACGGCGCGTGA
- a CDS encoding Rossmann-like domain-containing protein has protein sequence MTSPWDLYDQLIDEIPADITVTQILTDGKWRRVASSEDGVGMAFGMNVQSRPRATEDPSDLVGRPLRDVAALAKSWNFEDAGIGMAAVNAYHSHPVRALAHGFRPCKENNWARTFHPYAPLVAGKRVAVIGHFPFAAAAMPDVAELNILERNVLEGDYPDSACEYLLPEMDYVFISGSAFVNKTMPRLLALSSDAHTVVLGPSAPASPAILHAGATTVMSFASAHPARLEDGLAGRSLLGMYDAGMRVELSRP, from the coding sequence ATGACCAGCCCCTGGGACCTGTACGACCAGCTCATCGACGAGATCCCCGCCGACATCACCGTCACCCAGATCCTCACCGACGGCAAATGGCGCCGCGTCGCTTCCAGCGAAGATGGCGTCGGCATGGCCTTCGGCATGAACGTCCAGTCGCGCCCGCGCGCCACCGAGGACCCCTCCGACCTCGTCGGCCGTCCCCTGCGCGACGTCGCCGCCCTCGCCAAGTCCTGGAACTTCGAGGACGCCGGCATCGGCATGGCCGCCGTCAACGCCTACCACTCTCACCCCGTACGCGCCCTCGCCCACGGATTCCGCCCCTGCAAGGAAAACAACTGGGCGCGCACCTTCCACCCCTACGCCCCCCTCGTCGCCGGCAAACGCGTCGCCGTCATCGGCCACTTCCCCTTCGCGGCCGCCGCCATGCCCGACGTCGCCGAGCTCAACATCCTCGAACGCAACGTCCTCGAAGGCGACTACCCCGACTCCGCCTGCGAATACCTGCTCCCCGAAATGGACTACGTCTTCATCTCCGGATCCGCATTCGTCAACAAGACCATGCCGCGCCTCCTCGCGCTTTCCTCCGACGCCCACACCGTCGTCCTCGGCCCCTCCGCCCCCGCGTCCCCCGCGATCCTGCATGCCGGCGCCACCACCGTCATGTCCTTCGCCAGCGCCCACCCCGCGCGCCTCGAAGACGGCCTCGCCGGCCGCTCCCTCCTTGGCATGTACGACGCCGGCATGAGGGTTGAGCTCAGCAGGCCCTGA
- a CDS encoding cell division protein CrgA — MAESKKRKKNGHEVEDDTDIQNWTDGIPLSPAWWAPTFVALMILGLLWVVVYYISSGTYPVPKLGAWNIAVGLGTMMVGFLMTLRWR, encoded by the coding sequence GTGGCCGAATCCAAGAAGCGTAAGAAGAATGGGCACGAGGTTGAGGATGATACCGACATCCAGAACTGGACTGACGGTATTCCGCTTAGCCCCGCCTGGTGGGCGCCCACGTTTGTGGCCCTGATGATCCTGGGCCTGCTGTGGGTTGTCGTCTACTACATTTCGTCGGGCACGTACCCGGTTCCGAAGCTGGGCGCGTGGAACATCGCGGTGGGCCTGGGCACGATGATGGTCGGCTTCCTGATGACGCTGCGTTGGCGTTGA
- a CDS encoding DUF881 domain-containing protein, whose protein sequence is MHARSVRHIAGVLAVTIASGLLFSVSALNERKNPAATSDLSTLVRNRQEQVKALENEVSALDTQIQSYTSVAPQSGDEDVFTARSTQSVTGPGVQITLSDAPPGEIPEGATPNDLVIHQQDIEDTMNALWSGGAEAMTVQGVRITSRTVIRCIGNVILVDGTSFSPPYVIQAIGDPATLRATVTANPRMVNYQAYVTKYGLGWDMQTKDSLSFAPATTPLTVNYATVEESNG, encoded by the coding sequence ATGCACGCACGCAGCGTCCGCCACATCGCCGGCGTGCTCGCCGTGACCATCGCCTCCGGCCTCCTCTTCTCCGTCTCCGCGCTCAACGAACGCAAAAACCCCGCGGCAACCTCCGACCTGTCCACCCTCGTGCGCAACCGCCAGGAACAGGTCAAAGCCCTCGAAAACGAGGTCTCCGCGCTCGATACGCAGATCCAGAGCTACACCTCCGTCGCCCCCCAATCCGGCGACGAGGATGTCTTCACCGCTCGCTCCACCCAAAGCGTCACCGGCCCCGGCGTCCAAATCACCCTCAGCGACGCGCCCCCGGGAGAAATTCCCGAAGGTGCAACCCCCAACGACCTCGTCATCCACCAGCAGGACATCGAAGACACGATGAACGCGCTGTGGAGCGGAGGCGCCGAAGCCATGACCGTCCAGGGCGTGCGCATCACCTCGCGCACCGTCATCCGCTGCATCGGCAACGTCATCCTCGTGGACGGAACCAGCTTCTCTCCGCCCTATGTGATCCAAGCAATCGGTGATCCTGCCACCCTGCGCGCGACGGTTACCGCAAACCCACGTATGGTGAATTATCAGGCCTACGTGACAAAGTACGGCCTCGGGTGGGACATGCAGACCAAAGACTCCCTGAGCTTCGCGCCCGCAACCACCCCGCTGACCGTCAACTACGCAACCGTGGAGGAATCGAATGGGTGA
- a CDS encoding class E sortase produces the protein MGEHVAPTTPAKKKRSNIFWNIVGVVGELLITFAIIVGLFSVWQLYWTTYEVAGQVSQTIASYEEEHQPAKRTLGEVRTDDPPAFDREVGDGEVYGLVHVPTWDWMKIPLAEGTTSYVLDQGWAGHYDMTTQPGGVGNFSVAGHRRTYGNNFRWIDRLTQGDKVVVEVDDHYLVYSMVSSEIIDATDPTQMRVVAPVIDDVSWSETPTERWMTMTTCHPEYGNWQRYIVHLKFESWTPKDTGVPAELVDEPTN, from the coding sequence ATGGGTGAACACGTCGCCCCGACCACGCCGGCTAAGAAAAAACGCTCCAACATCTTCTGGAACATCGTCGGTGTCGTCGGCGAACTGCTCATCACCTTCGCCATCATCGTCGGCCTCTTCTCCGTCTGGCAGCTCTACTGGACGACCTACGAGGTCGCCGGACAGGTCTCCCAGACCATCGCCTCGTACGAAGAAGAACACCAGCCCGCCAAGCGCACCCTCGGCGAAGTGCGCACCGACGACCCGCCCGCCTTCGACCGCGAAGTCGGCGACGGCGAGGTCTACGGCCTCGTCCACGTGCCCACCTGGGACTGGATGAAGATCCCCCTCGCCGAAGGCACCACCTCCTACGTCCTCGACCAGGGATGGGCCGGCCACTACGACATGACCACCCAGCCCGGCGGCGTCGGCAACTTCTCCGTCGCCGGCCACCGCCGCACCTACGGCAACAACTTCCGCTGGATCGACCGCCTCACCCAGGGTGACAAGGTCGTCGTGGAAGTCGATGACCACTACCTCGTCTACTCCATGGTCTCCTCCGAGATCATCGACGCGACCGACCCCACGCAGATGCGCGTCGTCGCCCCCGTCATCGACGATGTCTCCTGGTCCGAAACCCCCACCGAGCGTTGGATGACCATGACCACCTGCCACCCCGAATACGGCAACTGGCAGCGCTACATCGTCCATCTCAAGTTCGAATCCTGGACCCCCAAGGACACGGGCGTCCCCGCCGAACTCGTCGACGAACCCACGAACTGA
- a CDS encoding glutamine amidotransferase-related protein: protein MDAGEEATASYMKGPAMARILCVDNYDSFVFTIVGYLRHLGAVVDVVRNDVVDPAWFEAGYDGVLISPGPGDPKSAGASLQTIADCAEHGIPMLGVCLGHQSLGELFGATVGHAPELMHGKTSVITHDGRGVFEGVPSPLTVTRYHSLTIDPATMPDELEVSATTESGIIMGVRHRSLPLEGVQFHPESVMTQSGHLMFANWLAACGDADARERAVSLKPVVAERFKL from the coding sequence ATGGATGCCGGAGAAGAGGCCACGGCCTCGTACATGAAAGGACCCGCGATGGCACGAATCCTCTGCGTCGACAACTACGACTCGTTCGTCTTCACGATCGTGGGCTACCTGCGCCACCTGGGTGCTGTTGTGGACGTTGTGCGTAACGACGTCGTGGATCCCGCGTGGTTCGAGGCCGGCTACGACGGCGTCCTCATCTCCCCCGGACCCGGCGACCCCAAGAGCGCCGGCGCCTCCCTGCAGACCATCGCCGACTGCGCCGAGCATGGCATCCCGATGCTGGGCGTGTGCCTGGGACACCAGTCCCTCGGTGAGCTTTTCGGCGCGACCGTCGGGCACGCGCCCGAGCTCATGCACGGCAAAACCTCCGTCATTACGCATGACGGGCGCGGCGTCTTTGAGGGCGTGCCCTCGCCGCTGACCGTCACCCGCTACCACTCGCTGACGATCGACCCCGCGACCATGCCCGACGAGCTCGAGGTCTCCGCGACCACCGAGTCCGGCATCATCATGGGCGTGCGCCACCGCTCCCTGCCCCTCGAGGGCGTCCAGTTCCACCCCGAGTCCGTCATGACCCAGTCCGGGCACCTCATGTTCGCCAACTGGCTGGCCGCCTGCGGCGACGCCGACGCGCGTGAGCGGGCCGTGTCCCTGAAGCCCGTCGTCGCGGAGCGTTTCAAGCTGTAG
- the pknB gene encoding Stk1 family PASTA domain-containing Ser/Thr kinase, producing the protein MAEPMAHRLAGRYEVRSLIGRGGMAEVHLGFDTRLSRVVAIKMLRRDLAQDSIFQARFRREAQSAASLNHPNIVAVYDTGEEIIEDATGRSIAVPYIVMEYVEGHTVKDLISDGTAVPINEAIEIVSGVLSALQYSHANHLVHRDIKPGNIMLTSDGKVKVMDFGIARALTDSQATMTQTNAVVGTAQYLSPEQARGETVDARSDLYSTGVVLFELLTGRPPFKGDSAVAVAYQHVEQIPPTPSSILSDIPDSLDRVVLKSLAKNREDRYPSAAAMLADLQRVARGLDVGAPPADSWATEVLPAAGMASARTAATTPMAAVPSHAPAAAMAATSTSLPAVATDDTANEAAKARKRRTAIIATVLLIALLLIGGSVWALTRGAAEPESIAVPNVVGLTQAEAKTQIEQAGFTWELNPDKVASDTVAEGSVASTDPAAGTQAEKGATVRVTISSGPDSVTLPDNLVGMSPDDARKAIEALGLKWELDSSKVASDTVPEGKVAQTNPSPGSKVKAGQTIRAYLSSGSDQVDVPDLSGMTQDQARSTLKGVGLELGNVTSVDSEKEKDRIVEQDPATGTKVKKGTAIGVSISSGKAAQVEIPTVVGMGREDAEAQLKALGLTVTIEEVAGNQPAGQVLSVEPGEGSKVEKNSTVKLKVSKGGQNGNNGGNNGNNNGNGH; encoded by the coding sequence ATGGCAGAGCCCATGGCCCACCGTCTAGCTGGCCGATACGAGGTCCGCTCGCTCATCGGGCGAGGCGGAATGGCCGAAGTCCACCTGGGCTTCGACACTCGCCTGTCGCGCGTCGTAGCAATCAAGATGCTGCGCCGCGATCTGGCGCAGGACTCGATCTTCCAGGCGCGCTTCCGTCGCGAAGCGCAGTCGGCGGCGTCGCTGAATCACCCGAACATCGTCGCCGTGTACGACACGGGCGAGGAGATCATCGAGGATGCGACCGGCCGTTCGATCGCGGTGCCCTACATCGTCATGGAGTACGTCGAGGGGCACACGGTCAAGGACCTGATCTCCGACGGCACGGCCGTTCCGATCAACGAGGCCATCGAGATCGTGTCGGGCGTCCTGTCTGCCCTCCAGTACTCGCACGCGAACCACCTGGTGCACCGCGACATCAAGCCCGGCAACATCATGCTGACGTCAGACGGCAAGGTCAAGGTCATGGACTTTGGCATCGCGCGCGCCCTGACGGACTCGCAGGCCACGATGACGCAGACGAACGCCGTCGTGGGCACCGCCCAGTACCTCTCCCCCGAGCAGGCTCGCGGCGAGACCGTTGATGCTCGCTCCGACCTGTACTCGACCGGTGTCGTCCTCTTCGAGCTGCTGACGGGCCGCCCACCCTTCAAGGGTGACTCGGCCGTCGCCGTCGCCTACCAGCACGTTGAGCAGATCCCGCCCACTCCCTCGTCGATCCTGTCCGATATCCCGGACTCGCTCGACCGCGTGGTGCTGAAGTCCCTGGCGAAGAACCGCGAGGACCGCTACCCGAGCGCCGCGGCAATGCTCGCGGACCTGCAGCGCGTGGCCCGAGGCCTCGACGTGGGCGCGCCGCCCGCCGACTCGTGGGCGACCGAGGTCCTGCCCGCCGCCGGCATGGCGTCCGCACGCACCGCCGCGACCACGCCGATGGCCGCGGTCCCCAGCCACGCGCCCGCCGCGGCGATGGCCGCGACCTCCACGTCGCTGCCCGCTGTTGCCACCGATGACACCGCGAACGAGGCTGCCAAGGCCCGCAAGCGTCGCACGGCGATCATCGCGACCGTGTTGCTCATCGCCCTGCTGCTGATCGGCGGCTCGGTGTGGGCCCTCACGCGCGGTGCCGCCGAGCCCGAGTCGATCGCGGTTCCCAACGTCGTCGGCCTGACCCAGGCCGAGGCGAAGACCCAGATCGAGCAGGCTGGCTTCACGTGGGAGCTCAACCCCGACAAGGTCGCCTCCGACACCGTTGCTGAGGGCTCCGTGGCCTCCACCGACCCCGCTGCGGGCACGCAGGCCGAGAAGGGCGCGACCGTTCGCGTCACCATCTCCTCCGGCCCCGATTCGGTGACCCTGCCGGACAACCTGGTTGGCATGAGCCCCGACGACGCCCGTAAGGCGATCGAGGCCCTGGGCCTGAAGTGGGAGCTCGACTCCAGCAAGGTCGCCTCCGACACCGTTCCCGAGGGCAAGGTCGCGCAGACCAACCCCTCCCCCGGTTCCAAGGTGAAGGCCGGCCAGACGATCCGCGCCTACCTGTCCTCCGGCTCGGATCAGGTGGACGTGCCCGACCTGTCGGGCATGACCCAGGATCAGGCACGCAGCACCCTCAAGGGCGTCGGCCTGGAGCTGGGCAACGTGACGAGCGTTGACTCCGAGAAGGAGAAGGACCGCATCGTCGAGCAGGATCCCGCGACCGGCACGAAGGTGAAGAAGGGCACCGCCATTGGCGTGTCCATCTCGAGCGGCAAGGCCGCGCAGGTGGAGATTCCCACCGTCGTGGGCATGGGCCGTGAGGACGCCGAGGCGCAGCTCAAGGCCCTGGGCCTGACCGTCACCATCGAAGAGGTCGCAGGCAACCAGCCCGCCGGCCAGGTCCTCTCCGTCGAACCCGGTGAGGGTTCGAAGGTGGAGAAGAATTCGACCGTGAAGCTGAAGGTGTCGAAGGGCGGCCAGAACGGAAACAACGGCGGCAACAACGGCAACAATAACGGGAACGGCCACTGA
- a CDS encoding serine/threonine-protein kinase, with amino-acid sequence MTSGAGRVLGGRYTLLTPIAQGGMGEVWKARDRVSGHIVAAKVLRPELTGEELSLSRLRLEARNSMSISHPNIANTQDSGEEDGIGWIIMELVDGHPLTDYLRGGSRIEPEYLMPILVQVAMALGAAARAGVVHRDIKPANIIVRPDGMVKLTDFGISRAKGQVNLTAAGMVMGTAQYLPPEQAMGEVATPIGDLYALGVIAYEAAAGRRPFTGETQVDIAFAHVNDPVPPLPDFVPEPLADVILHLLEKDPAKRPESGSAAVREIASAAKAMGVSVTPRPLPLPKAAQRPEEVRTPVQPSVPIVAPVRHLTRRTLPDEMLQPPSGLTPKVRATTGRHAKLPVLDEATTIAPSSAPIPITGRHAAVPRILDEAEVPPVSHPVSAPTRVRRLHPETTGEQAPAVSGAVRSLTSTGRHAAVPAPAANPPAPVSAPIPTRSTPKTAPAHPAPVPAAPAPAQAATARPTTGSIPRHAAPARSEQVPQPSSETAQRPQASAPAQRSAPIPAPPADAAPAHTAAPKTPLPSEPQDRRAALAERLRQREAARQAEDAAEEQRRAAVAREEEQRQRELQEARERREARERREAEEAKRQAARQATPRIPQPARSESPRRDKAATASSPRVYGTVPQPRAATPSKRQRRSVYEPRPEKAKRGPRWHELDARSAQRTRPAAKTAYSRSVVAPPVPASRQIIRAVIVAIIVIALIALAAITIKHMLGSLIQPSAGAHIIEEVRTWQSPWPTV; translated from the coding sequence ATGACTTCCGGTGCCGGGCGAGTGCTCGGGGGACGCTACACGCTGCTCACCCCGATCGCCCAGGGCGGCATGGGCGAGGTATGGAAGGCCCGCGACCGCGTCAGCGGCCACATCGTCGCCGCGAAGGTCCTGCGCCCCGAGCTGACGGGCGAGGAGCTTTCACTCTCGCGCCTGCGCCTCGAGGCCCGTAACTCGATGTCGATCTCGCACCCGAATATCGCCAACACTCAGGATTCGGGCGAGGAAGACGGCATCGGCTGGATCATCATGGAGCTCGTCGACGGCCATCCGCTGACGGATTACCTGCGCGGCGGCTCCCGCATTGAGCCCGAGTACCTCATGCCGATCCTCGTGCAGGTCGCGATGGCGCTGGGCGCTGCCGCGCGCGCGGGCGTCGTACACCGCGACATCAAGCCCGCGAACATCATTGTTCGCCCTGATGGCATGGTGAAGCTGACGGACTTCGGCATCTCTCGCGCGAAGGGCCAGGTCAACCTGACCGCCGCGGGCATGGTCATGGGCACCGCCCAGTACCTGCCGCCCGAGCAGGCCATGGGCGAGGTCGCCACCCCCATCGGTGACCTCTACGCCCTGGGCGTCATCGCCTACGAGGCCGCGGCCGGTCGACGTCCGTTCACCGGCGAGACCCAGGTGGACATCGCCTTCGCGCATGTCAACGATCCCGTTCCGCCGCTGCCGGATTTCGTTCCCGAGCCTCTGGCCGACGTCATCTTGCACCTGCTGGAGAAGGATCCCGCGAAGCGCCCCGAGTCCGGATCCGCGGCCGTTCGCGAAATCGCGAGCGCAGCCAAGGCGATGGGCGTCTCCGTGACCCCTCGCCCGCTGCCCCTGCCGAAGGCCGCGCAGCGCCCCGAAGAGGTGCGCACGCCCGTCCAGCCGTCGGTGCCGATCGTCGCACCGGTGCGTCACCTGACGCGCCGTACTCTGCCCGACGAGATGCTGCAGCCCCCCTCGGGACTCACTCCGAAGGTGCGCGCGACGACGGGCCGCCATGCCAAGCTGCCCGTCCTCGACGAAGCGACGACGATTGCCCCCTCCTCGGCCCCGATCCCGATCACGGGTCGCCACGCCGCCGTGCCGCGCATCCTCGACGAGGCCGAGGTTCCCCCGGTCTCTCACCCCGTGTCCGCTCCCACCCGGGTTCGTCGCCTGCACCCCGAGACGACCGGCGAGCAGGCGCCCGCGGTGTCGGGTGCTGTCCGATCGCTGACCTCGACCGGTCGCCACGCAGCCGTCCCGGCCCCCGCAGCGAACCCGCCGGCACCGGTGTCGGCCCCGATCCCGACGCGATCCACACCCAAGACAGCGCCCGCGCACCCGGCTCCTGTGCCCGCTGCCCCTGCGCCTGCGCAGGCCGCCACCGCCCGCCCGACCACGGGTTCCATCCCGAGGCACGCGGCTCCCGCTCGCTCCGAGCAGGTCCCCCAGCCCAGCAGCGAGACCGCCCAGCGCCCCCAGGCCTCGGCGCCCGCGCAGCGTTCCGCGCCTATCCCGGCCCCTCCGGCCGACGCAGCGCCCGCGCACACCGCCGCGCCGAAGACCCCGCTGCCGTCCGAGCCGCAGGATCGACGCGCCGCCCTCGCCGAGCGACTGCGCCAGCGCGAGGCAGCCCGCCAGGCCGAAGACGCAGCCGAGGAGCAGCGCCGCGCAGCCGTCGCCCGCGAGGAAGAACAGCGCCAGCGCGAGCTTCAAGAAGCCCGCGAGCGCCGTGAAGCTCGCGAACGCCGCGAGGCCGAAGAAGCCAAGCGTCAGGCGGCTCGTCAGGCGACCCCGCGCATTCCTCAGCCCGCCCGCTCCGAGTCGCCTCGCCGCGACAAGGCGGCCACGGCCTCGTCGCCGCGCGTGTACGGGACCGTTCCCCAGCCTCGCGCAGCCACGCCCTCAAAGCGCCAGCGACGCTCGGTCTACGAGCCGCGGCCCGAGAAGGCCAAGCGCGGGCCGCGCTGGCACGAGCTCGACGCTCGCAGCGCGCAACGTACCCGTCCGGCGGCCAAGACCGCGTACTCGCGCAGCGTCGTCGCACCACCCGTCCCAGCATCCAGGCAGATTATTCGCGCGGTTATCGTCGCAATCATCGTGATTGCGCTCATCGCGCTTGCAGCTATTACGATCAAACACATGCTTGGCTCCCTGATACAACCAAGTGCGGGAGCACACATTATCGAGGAGGTTAGGACATGGCAGAGCCCATGGCCCACCGTCTAG
- a CDS encoding peptidoglycan D,D-transpeptidase FtsI family protein produces the protein MNNQIRKIFIIVLLMFALLGVGITNTQFISASSLNADARNQRTILHAAETDRGPIIVDKTAIASSEREEDSKRYVRTYSDGPLYAPVTGYFSSVGNASTGIEAAEEDVLDGQSQTLLGQRLRNLLTGQNRQGGGVSLTLNSQMQKAAAEALGNRKGAVVALDARTGAVLAMYSSPTFDPNQLASSDASAVSDAFSALSSDPNNPLLNRAISERYAPGSTFKILTTIALIENGLADPDMHMPSPVSTTLPGTATEVSNIESSTCGDGNPTLTEAFARSCNTTFVLASEQLTNQQLLDVTNRFGFGRESQIPLTVTPSVFPADADAAQLAMSSIGQYTVQTTPLQMAQVAQAIANDGQMMTPYLIDSIVDADNQVVRTNSPTDAGKPISSETASKLRAMMESVVSQPYGTGTTMALPNIAVAAKTGTAETGNGDRANAWAVGFAPADNPHIAFAVLVEGDDNDPTPHGGDVAGPIARALLEAGLK, from the coding sequence GTGAATAACCAGATCCGCAAGATCTTCATCATCGTTCTCCTGATGTTCGCCCTGCTGGGCGTGGGCATCACGAACACGCAGTTCATTTCCGCGTCCTCACTCAACGCCGACGCTCGCAACCAGCGCACGATCCTGCACGCGGCCGAAACCGACCGCGGCCCGATCATCGTCGACAAGACGGCGATCGCCTCCTCGGAGCGCGAGGAAGACTCGAAGCGCTACGTGCGCACCTACTCCGATGGGCCGCTGTACGCGCCGGTCACGGGCTACTTCTCGTCGGTGGGCAACGCGTCGACGGGCATCGAGGCCGCCGAGGAGGACGTCCTGGACGGCCAGTCCCAGACGCTCCTCGGACAGCGCCTGCGCAATCTCCTGACGGGCCAGAACCGTCAGGGCGGCGGCGTCTCCCTCACCCTGAACTCTCAGATGCAGAAGGCTGCAGCCGAGGCCCTCGGTAACCGCAAGGGCGCCGTCGTGGCCCTGGATGCGCGCACCGGCGCGGTTCTGGCGATGTATTCGTCGCCGACCTTCGACCCGAACCAGCTGGCCTCCTCCGACGCCAGCGCGGTGTCCGACGCGTTCTCCGCGCTTTCCTCGGACCCGAACAACCCGCTGCTCAACCGCGCAATCTCAGAGCGCTACGCCCCCGGCTCGACGTTCAAGATCCTCACAACGATCGCCCTCATCGAAAACGGCCTCGCCGACCCGGACATGCACATGCCCTCGCCCGTGTCGACGACCCTGCCGGGCACGGCGACCGAGGTCTCCAACATCGAGTCCTCCACCTGCGGCGACGGCAACCCAACGCTCACCGAGGCCTTCGCGCGCTCGTGCAACACGACCTTCGTGTTGGCTTCCGAGCAGCTGACGAACCAGCAGCTCCTCGACGTGACGAACCGCTTCGGCTTTGGCCGCGAGTCTCAGATTCCGCTGACGGTGACGCCCTCCGTGTTCCCCGCCGACGCGGACGCCGCGCAGCTCGCGATGAGCTCGATCGGCCAGTACACGGTTCAGACGACGCCTCTGCAGATGGCGCAGGTCGCCCAGGCCATCGCGAACGACGGCCAGATGATGACCCCCTACCTCATCGACTCGATCGTGGACGCCGACAACCAGGTCGTGCGCACGAACAGCCCGACCGACGCCGGCAAACCGATCTCGTCGGAGACGGCCTCGAAGCTGCGCGCCATGATGGAATCCGTGGTCTCCCAGCCCTACGGCACCGGCACCACGATGGCCCTGCCGAACATTGCGGTGGCCGCCAAGACCGGCACCGCCGAGACCGGCAACGGCGACCGCGCGAACGCCTGGGCCGTCGGTTTTGCCCCGGCGGACAACCCGCACATCGCTTTCGCCGTCCTCGTTGAGGGCGACGACAACGATCCCACGCCGCACGGCGGAGACGTGGCCGGCCCGATCGCCCGCGCCCTCCTGGAAGCGGGGCTCAAGTGA